In Drosophila pseudoobscura strain MV-25-SWS-2005 chromosome 4, UCI_Dpse_MV25, whole genome shotgun sequence, the following proteins share a genomic window:
- the Pde11 gene encoding dual 3',5'-cyclic-AMP and -GMP phosphodiesterase 11 isoform X2 — MASSPNNAAPPVLWRARRKIGLHLRSIEEPATTPLRMNAEQGGTGYGYGYGEHSLLLATRTGVPLPPAAHQPSPAHHYQPLSSSSSSNQNNIGSGPGSGSAAAAPPPALSSAYPQLQLYATQPSMQQQQQQQQQQQQQWQHQHQSYQHHASSSPQHSRPPYDPEHARMEAWLDENQEFVQDYFIRKATRQTVDAWLVSHATTAGNDVVCSSSSPTHPNGQTSSSRGGSGATTPVRKISAHEFERGGLLKPIVNTIDGTPTFLSIGPPMMDNGVGVGGSCSNLQNVGGVVAGQYQYHSHHHGHSYHHHPHQHLHHSQHSHYQAGGAVGSSSSGSISSGAAAGTAGTGGGAGGGGSPGSGGGSSSSYQFYHCIQRPQRLSRNELKQLDEKEIIFELVKDICNELEVRTLCHKILQNVSILLNADRGSLFLVQGRCNGPDGLKKCLVSKLFDVCPRSTVEEMEQQEEVRVAWGTGIAGHVAESGEPVNIPDAYQDDRFNCEIDSLTGYRTKALLCMPIKDSSGDVIGVAQVINKVNGECFSEIDEKVFASYLQFCGIGLRNAQLYEKSQLEIKRNQVLLDLARMIFEEQSTIEHMVFRILTHMQSLIQCQRVQILLVHEADKGSFSRVFDFEANDLREEEATSRTSPYESRFPINIGITGHVATTGETVMVPNAYEDDRFDSKVDENSSFKHRSILCMAIKNSLGQIIGVIQLINKFNELDFTKNDENFVEAFAIFCGMGIHNTHMYEKAIVAMAKQSVTLEVLSYHASATMDEAHRLRRLRVPSAVHFRLHDFKFDDIHFEDDDTLKACLRMFLDLDFVERFHIDYEVLCRWLLSVKKNYRNVTYHNWRHAFNVAQMMFAILTTTQWWKIFGEIECLALIIGCLCHDLDHRGTNNSFQIKASSPLAQLYSTSTMEHHHFDQCLMILNSPGNQILANLSSDDYCRVIRVLEDAILSTDLAVYFKKRGPFLESVEQPLSHWVGEEPRALLRAMSMTVCDLSAITKPWEIEKRVADLVSSEFFEQGDMEKQELNITPIDIMNREKEDELPMMQVNFIDSICMPIYEAFATLSDKLEPLVEGVRDNRGHWIDLADGSKTSQDEEEEEKMEKDQKEQKEQQIVISNGDCKAATMSDDDVAQADAEADQSVNGTLTAVANSSNTTNNHIAVVASHPTSTQPSDDDDDACNDVVAAAPEEQEQEQERSTTENGHADADADTEVESNSSCLSSATSSTASSRASTPPPTGEDDSTPVSPSKTLQARLVAANLNALQRQSTAAQKPRCRSCDQSQRSGLQVRKTSSLKGTQDLESRNGTAALCKSTPMINNHNHNNHHHHHSHSHSHSHAGHYHHHHHHSHQNHHPIIGGGIGTASIGGSGLISLNASSESDRIPKIVGKIGNLDGLPFGNGCTPNGHGMPYGSYQNHHHHHHLLARRHSETNSNGGATALAADK, encoded by the exons GCCTGCATTTGCGGAGCATTGAAGAGCCGGCGACGACCCCGttgcgaatgaatgcggagcAGGGGGGCACAGGGTACGGCTATGGCTACGGCGAGCACTCGCTCCTCCTTGCCACACGCACCGGTGTCCCCCTGCCACCAGCCGCACACCAGCCATCACCCGCCCACCACTATCAGCcgctgagcagcagcagcagcagcaatcagAATAATATTGGATCTGGACCTGGATCTGGATCGGCTGCTGCGGCACCCCCACCAGCCCTCTCCTCCGCCTAtccacagctgcagctgtatGCCACACAGCCGtcgatgcagcagcagcaacagcagcaacaacagcaacagcagcagtggcaacaCCAGCATCAGTCCTACCAGCATCatgcgtcgtcgtcgccgcaGCACAGCAGACCCCCCTACGATCCAGAGCATGCGCGAATGGAGGCCTGGCTGGATGAGAATCAGGAATTTGTACAGGATTATTTTATAAG AAAAGCCACACGTCAAACGGTGGATGCCTGGCTGGTCTCCCATGCCACCACGGCGGGCAATGATGTGGTCTGTTCCAGCAGCTCACCCACACATCCCAATGGACAGACGAGCTCCTCGCGTGGCGGCTCTGGAGCCACCACACCAGTGCG GAAAATCTCTGCTCACGAATTTGAGCGCGGTGGACTGCTGAAGCCGATTGTGAACACTATCGACGGGACGCCGACGTTCTTGAGCATTGGGCCGCCGATGATGGACAAcggcgtgggtgtgggcggATCCTGTTCGAATCTGCAGAATGTGGGGGGCGTTGTGGCGGGTCAGTATCAGTATCACAGCCACCACCACGGCCACTCGTACCACCATCATCCGCATCAGCATCTGCACCACAGCCAGCACAGCCACTACCAGGCAGGCGGGGCggtgggcagcagcagttcgggcagcatcagcagcggtGCGGCAGCAGGAACCGCAGGCACTGGTggcggtgctggtggtggaggCTCCCCAGGCAGTGGGGGCGGATCCTCGTCCTCGTACCAGTTCTATCATTGCATCCAGCGACCGCAGCGGCTGTCGCGCAACGAGCTCAAGCAACTCGACGAAAAGGAAATCATTTTTGAACTG GTAAAGGATATCTGCAATGAACTGGAAGTCCGCACGCTCTGCCACAAGATACTGCAGAATGTCTCCATTTTGTTGAATGCGGATCGTGGATCGCTGTTCCTGGTGCAAGGACGCTGCAATGGACCCGATGGACTCAAGAA ATGCCTCGTCTCGAAGCTGTTCGATGTGTGCCCCCGGAGCACCGTGGAGGAgatggagcagcaggaggaggtcCGTGTGGCCTGGGGCACGGGCATTGCCGGCCATGTGGCCGAAAGCGGGGAGCCCGTCAATATACCAGATGCTTACCAG GATGATCGGTTCAATTGTGAAATCGATTCGCTGACCGGCTACCGGACAAAGGCCCTCCTGTGCATGCCCATTAAGGACTCCTCTGGGGATGTGATTGGCGTTGCTCAAGTCATCAACAAAGTGAATGGCGAGTGCTTCTCCGAAATCGATGAAAAG GTCTTTGCCTCGTATCTGCAATTCTGTGGCATCGGACTGCGCAATGCCCAACTGTACGAGAAATCTCAATTGGAAATCAAACGGAATCAAGTGCTGCTGGACCTCGCACGCATGATCTTCGAGGAGCAGAGCACCATCGAGCACATGGTCTTCCGCATACTCACGCACATGCAGAGTCTCATCCAGTGCCAGCGCGTCCAGATACTACTCGTCCACGAGGCGGACAAGGGCAGCTTCTCGCGGGTCTTTGACTTTGAGGCGAACGACCTCCGCGAGGAGGAGGCCACCTCGCGCACCAGCCCCTACGAGTCGCGTTTCCCCATCAACATTGGCATCACCGGGCATGTGGCCACCACGGGGGAGACTGTGATGGTGCCGAATGCCTACGAGGACGATCGCTTCGACTCGAAAGTGGACGAGAACTCCAGCTTCAAGCATCGATCGATCCTGTGCATGGCCATCAAGAACTCTTTGGGACAGATTATAGGCGTCATTCAGTTGATAAACAAATTCAATGAACTG GACTTTACCAAAAACGATGAGAACTTTGTGGAGGCGTTCGCCATCTTCTGTGGCATGGGCATTCACAACACGCACATGTACGAGAAGGCCATCGTGGCAATGGCCAAGCAGAGCGTCACCCTGGAGGTGCTCAGCTATCATGCCTCGGCCACCATGGACGAGGCCCATCGGTTGCGT CGACTTCGTGTACCATCGGCCGTACATTTCCGCCTACACGACTTTAAGTTCGATGACATCCACTTTGAAGATGATGATACACTGAAG GCCTGTTTGCGCATGTTTCTGGATCTCGATTTTGTGGAGCGTTTTCATATTGACTACGAAGTGCTGTGCCGTTGGCTGTTGAGCGTCAAAAAGAACTATCGCAATGTTACGTATCACAATTGGAGGCATGCCTTCAATGTGGCCCAAATGATGTTTGCCATTCTGACG ACCACACAATGGTGGAAGATCTTTGGCGAAATTGAATGCTTGGCTCTCATTATTGGCTGCCTGTGTCATGATCTCGACCATCGAGGGACTAACAACTCCTTTCAGATTAA AGCCTCTTCGCCTCTGGCGCAGCTGTACTCCACATCCACCATGGAGCATCATCATTTCGATCAGTGTCTGATGATTTTGAATAGCCCTGGAAATCAAATACTGGCCAATCTCTCCTCCGATGATTATTGCAGGGTTATACGGGTGTTGGAAGATGCCATTCTGTCCACCGATTTGGCAGTGTATTTCAA AAAACGTGGCCCATTCTTGGAGAGCGTGGAGCAGCCATTGAGCCATTGGGTGGGCGAGGAGCCGCGTGCTTTGCTGCGGGCCATGAGCATGACTGTCTGTGATTTGTCGGCCATCACGAAGCCGTGGGAGATTGAGAAGCGTGTGGCCGATTTGGTTAGCTCCGAGTTCTTCGAGCAGGGCGACATGGAGAAGCAGGAGCTGAACATAACTCCGATT GATATCATGAATCGCGAAAAGGAGGACGAGCTGCCCATGATGCAAGTGAACTTTATTGATTCCATTTGCATGCCCATCTACGAG GCCTTTGCCACACTCTCGGACAAGCTGGAACCTCTTGTCGAGGGTGTGCGCGATAATCGCGGGCATTGGATCGATCTGGCCGATGGAAGCAAAACTAGTcaggacgaggaagaggaagagaagaTGGAGAAGGATCaaaaggagcagaaggagcagcaaatTGTGATATCGAATGGTGACTGCAAGGCCGCGACGATGagtgatgatgatgtggcaCAAGCCGATGCTGAAGCAGACCAAAGCGTAAATGGCACACTCACAGCGgtagccaacagcagcaacacaacTAATAACCACATTGCCGTCGTTGCTTCTCATCCCACCAGCACCCAGCCcagtgatgatgatgatgatgcttgTAACGATGTGGTTGCTGCCGCaccagaggagcaggagcaggagcaggagaggagCACTACAGAGAACGGTcatgccgatgctgatgccgatACCGAAGTGGAGTCGAACAGCAGCTGCCTGTCCTCGGCAACCTCGTCGACAGCCTCCAGCCGTGCATCCACGCCGCCGCCCACTGGCGAAGATGACAGCACACCCGTTTCGCCCTCAAAGACGCTGCAGGCCCGACTCGTGGCAGCCAATCTGAATGCGTTGCAACGTCAGAGCACAGCCGCACAGAAGCCGCGCTGCAGGAGCTGCGACCAGTCGCAGCGCAGCGGCCTCCAGGTGCGCAAGACAAGCTCCCTGAAGGGGACCCAGGATCTGGAGTCCAGGAATGGCACGGCTGCTCTTTGCAAGAGCACGCCCATGATaaacaaccacaaccacaacaaccatcatcatcatcatagtCACAGTCATAGCCACAGTCATGCTggtcattatcatcatcatcatcatcactcGCATCAGAATCACCATCCCATAATCGGTGGGGGCATTGGCACAGCCAGCATCGGTGGCAGCGGCCTGATCAGCCTCAATGCCTCATCGGAAAGTGATAGGATACCAAAAATTGTGGGTAAAATTGGAAATCTCGATGGTCTGCCCTTTGGCAATGGGTGCACACCGAATGGTCATGGAATGCCGTACGGCAGCTATCAaaaccatcatcatcatcatcatctacTGGCGCGTCGTCATTCGGAGACAAACAGCAATGGGGGAGCCACCGCCTTGGCAgctgacaaataa
- the Pde11 gene encoding dual 3',5'-cyclic-AMP and -GMP phosphodiesterase 11 isoform X1: MGQAASMCRFRGCRYKNKNKNSNKQQQQQQQQQQPTPLPSPQLQHQTEAAATGLHLRSIEEPATTPLRMNAEQGGTGYGYGYGEHSLLLATRTGVPLPPAAHQPSPAHHYQPLSSSSSSNQNNIGSGPGSGSAAAAPPPALSSAYPQLQLYATQPSMQQQQQQQQQQQQQWQHQHQSYQHHASSSPQHSRPPYDPEHARMEAWLDENQEFVQDYFIRKATRQTVDAWLVSHATTAGNDVVCSSSSPTHPNGQTSSSRGGSGATTPVRKISAHEFERGGLLKPIVNTIDGTPTFLSIGPPMMDNGVGVGGSCSNLQNVGGVVAGQYQYHSHHHGHSYHHHPHQHLHHSQHSHYQAGGAVGSSSSGSISSGAAAGTAGTGGGAGGGGSPGSGGGSSSSYQFYHCIQRPQRLSRNELKQLDEKEIIFELVKDICNELEVRTLCHKILQNVSILLNADRGSLFLVQGRCNGPDGLKKCLVSKLFDVCPRSTVEEMEQQEEVRVAWGTGIAGHVAESGEPVNIPDAYQDDRFNCEIDSLTGYRTKALLCMPIKDSSGDVIGVAQVINKVNGECFSEIDEKVFASYLQFCGIGLRNAQLYEKSQLEIKRNQVLLDLARMIFEEQSTIEHMVFRILTHMQSLIQCQRVQILLVHEADKGSFSRVFDFEANDLREEEATSRTSPYESRFPINIGITGHVATTGETVMVPNAYEDDRFDSKVDENSSFKHRSILCMAIKNSLGQIIGVIQLINKFNELDFTKNDENFVEAFAIFCGMGIHNTHMYEKAIVAMAKQSVTLEVLSYHASATMDEAHRLRRLRVPSAVHFRLHDFKFDDIHFEDDDTLKACLRMFLDLDFVERFHIDYEVLCRWLLSVKKNYRNVTYHNWRHAFNVAQMMFAILTTTQWWKIFGEIECLALIIGCLCHDLDHRGTNNSFQIKASSPLAQLYSTSTMEHHHFDQCLMILNSPGNQILANLSSDDYCRVIRVLEDAILSTDLAVYFKKRGPFLESVEQPLSHWVGEEPRALLRAMSMTVCDLSAITKPWEIEKRVADLVSSEFFEQGDMEKQELNITPIDIMNREKEDELPMMQVNFIDSICMPIYEAFATLSDKLEPLVEGVRDNRGHWIDLADGSKTSQDEEEEEKMEKDQKEQKEQQIVISNGDCKAATMSDDDVAQADAEADQSVNGTLTAVANSSNTTNNHIAVVASHPTSTQPSDDDDDACNDVVAAAPEEQEQEQERSTTENGHADADADTEVESNSSCLSSATSSTASSRASTPPPTGEDDSTPVSPSKTLQARLVAANLNALQRQSTAAQKPRCRSCDQSQRSGLQVRKTSSLKGTQDLESRNGTAALCKSTPMINNHNHNNHHHHHSHSHSHSHAGHYHHHHHHSHQNHHPIIGGGIGTASIGGSGLISLNASSESDRIPKIVGKIGNLDGLPFGNGCTPNGHGMPYGSYQNHHHHHHLLARRHSETNSNGGATALAADK; the protein is encoded by the exons CCAGTCCCCAATTGCAACATCAGACcgaggcggcagcaacag GCCTGCATTTGCGGAGCATTGAAGAGCCGGCGACGACCCCGttgcgaatgaatgcggagcAGGGGGGCACAGGGTACGGCTATGGCTACGGCGAGCACTCGCTCCTCCTTGCCACACGCACCGGTGTCCCCCTGCCACCAGCCGCACACCAGCCATCACCCGCCCACCACTATCAGCcgctgagcagcagcagcagcagcaatcagAATAATATTGGATCTGGACCTGGATCTGGATCGGCTGCTGCGGCACCCCCACCAGCCCTCTCCTCCGCCTAtccacagctgcagctgtatGCCACACAGCCGtcgatgcagcagcagcaacagcagcaacaacagcaacagcagcagtggcaacaCCAGCATCAGTCCTACCAGCATCatgcgtcgtcgtcgccgcaGCACAGCAGACCCCCCTACGATCCAGAGCATGCGCGAATGGAGGCCTGGCTGGATGAGAATCAGGAATTTGTACAGGATTATTTTATAAG AAAAGCCACACGTCAAACGGTGGATGCCTGGCTGGTCTCCCATGCCACCACGGCGGGCAATGATGTGGTCTGTTCCAGCAGCTCACCCACACATCCCAATGGACAGACGAGCTCCTCGCGTGGCGGCTCTGGAGCCACCACACCAGTGCG GAAAATCTCTGCTCACGAATTTGAGCGCGGTGGACTGCTGAAGCCGATTGTGAACACTATCGACGGGACGCCGACGTTCTTGAGCATTGGGCCGCCGATGATGGACAAcggcgtgggtgtgggcggATCCTGTTCGAATCTGCAGAATGTGGGGGGCGTTGTGGCGGGTCAGTATCAGTATCACAGCCACCACCACGGCCACTCGTACCACCATCATCCGCATCAGCATCTGCACCACAGCCAGCACAGCCACTACCAGGCAGGCGGGGCggtgggcagcagcagttcgggcagcatcagcagcggtGCGGCAGCAGGAACCGCAGGCACTGGTggcggtgctggtggtggaggCTCCCCAGGCAGTGGGGGCGGATCCTCGTCCTCGTACCAGTTCTATCATTGCATCCAGCGACCGCAGCGGCTGTCGCGCAACGAGCTCAAGCAACTCGACGAAAAGGAAATCATTTTTGAACTG GTAAAGGATATCTGCAATGAACTGGAAGTCCGCACGCTCTGCCACAAGATACTGCAGAATGTCTCCATTTTGTTGAATGCGGATCGTGGATCGCTGTTCCTGGTGCAAGGACGCTGCAATGGACCCGATGGACTCAAGAA ATGCCTCGTCTCGAAGCTGTTCGATGTGTGCCCCCGGAGCACCGTGGAGGAgatggagcagcaggaggaggtcCGTGTGGCCTGGGGCACGGGCATTGCCGGCCATGTGGCCGAAAGCGGGGAGCCCGTCAATATACCAGATGCTTACCAG GATGATCGGTTCAATTGTGAAATCGATTCGCTGACCGGCTACCGGACAAAGGCCCTCCTGTGCATGCCCATTAAGGACTCCTCTGGGGATGTGATTGGCGTTGCTCAAGTCATCAACAAAGTGAATGGCGAGTGCTTCTCCGAAATCGATGAAAAG GTCTTTGCCTCGTATCTGCAATTCTGTGGCATCGGACTGCGCAATGCCCAACTGTACGAGAAATCTCAATTGGAAATCAAACGGAATCAAGTGCTGCTGGACCTCGCACGCATGATCTTCGAGGAGCAGAGCACCATCGAGCACATGGTCTTCCGCATACTCACGCACATGCAGAGTCTCATCCAGTGCCAGCGCGTCCAGATACTACTCGTCCACGAGGCGGACAAGGGCAGCTTCTCGCGGGTCTTTGACTTTGAGGCGAACGACCTCCGCGAGGAGGAGGCCACCTCGCGCACCAGCCCCTACGAGTCGCGTTTCCCCATCAACATTGGCATCACCGGGCATGTGGCCACCACGGGGGAGACTGTGATGGTGCCGAATGCCTACGAGGACGATCGCTTCGACTCGAAAGTGGACGAGAACTCCAGCTTCAAGCATCGATCGATCCTGTGCATGGCCATCAAGAACTCTTTGGGACAGATTATAGGCGTCATTCAGTTGATAAACAAATTCAATGAACTG GACTTTACCAAAAACGATGAGAACTTTGTGGAGGCGTTCGCCATCTTCTGTGGCATGGGCATTCACAACACGCACATGTACGAGAAGGCCATCGTGGCAATGGCCAAGCAGAGCGTCACCCTGGAGGTGCTCAGCTATCATGCCTCGGCCACCATGGACGAGGCCCATCGGTTGCGT CGACTTCGTGTACCATCGGCCGTACATTTCCGCCTACACGACTTTAAGTTCGATGACATCCACTTTGAAGATGATGATACACTGAAG GCCTGTTTGCGCATGTTTCTGGATCTCGATTTTGTGGAGCGTTTTCATATTGACTACGAAGTGCTGTGCCGTTGGCTGTTGAGCGTCAAAAAGAACTATCGCAATGTTACGTATCACAATTGGAGGCATGCCTTCAATGTGGCCCAAATGATGTTTGCCATTCTGACG ACCACACAATGGTGGAAGATCTTTGGCGAAATTGAATGCTTGGCTCTCATTATTGGCTGCCTGTGTCATGATCTCGACCATCGAGGGACTAACAACTCCTTTCAGATTAA AGCCTCTTCGCCTCTGGCGCAGCTGTACTCCACATCCACCATGGAGCATCATCATTTCGATCAGTGTCTGATGATTTTGAATAGCCCTGGAAATCAAATACTGGCCAATCTCTCCTCCGATGATTATTGCAGGGTTATACGGGTGTTGGAAGATGCCATTCTGTCCACCGATTTGGCAGTGTATTTCAA AAAACGTGGCCCATTCTTGGAGAGCGTGGAGCAGCCATTGAGCCATTGGGTGGGCGAGGAGCCGCGTGCTTTGCTGCGGGCCATGAGCATGACTGTCTGTGATTTGTCGGCCATCACGAAGCCGTGGGAGATTGAGAAGCGTGTGGCCGATTTGGTTAGCTCCGAGTTCTTCGAGCAGGGCGACATGGAGAAGCAGGAGCTGAACATAACTCCGATT GATATCATGAATCGCGAAAAGGAGGACGAGCTGCCCATGATGCAAGTGAACTTTATTGATTCCATTTGCATGCCCATCTACGAG GCCTTTGCCACACTCTCGGACAAGCTGGAACCTCTTGTCGAGGGTGTGCGCGATAATCGCGGGCATTGGATCGATCTGGCCGATGGAAGCAAAACTAGTcaggacgaggaagaggaagagaagaTGGAGAAGGATCaaaaggagcagaaggagcagcaaatTGTGATATCGAATGGTGACTGCAAGGCCGCGACGATGagtgatgatgatgtggcaCAAGCCGATGCTGAAGCAGACCAAAGCGTAAATGGCACACTCACAGCGgtagccaacagcagcaacacaacTAATAACCACATTGCCGTCGTTGCTTCTCATCCCACCAGCACCCAGCCcagtgatgatgatgatgatgcttgTAACGATGTGGTTGCTGCCGCaccagaggagcaggagcaggagcaggagaggagCACTACAGAGAACGGTcatgccgatgctgatgccgatACCGAAGTGGAGTCGAACAGCAGCTGCCTGTCCTCGGCAACCTCGTCGACAGCCTCCAGCCGTGCATCCACGCCGCCGCCCACTGGCGAAGATGACAGCACACCCGTTTCGCCCTCAAAGACGCTGCAGGCCCGACTCGTGGCAGCCAATCTGAATGCGTTGCAACGTCAGAGCACAGCCGCACAGAAGCCGCGCTGCAGGAGCTGCGACCAGTCGCAGCGCAGCGGCCTCCAGGTGCGCAAGACAAGCTCCCTGAAGGGGACCCAGGATCTGGAGTCCAGGAATGGCACGGCTGCTCTTTGCAAGAGCACGCCCATGATaaacaaccacaaccacaacaaccatcatcatcatcatagtCACAGTCATAGCCACAGTCATGCTggtcattatcatcatcatcatcatcactcGCATCAGAATCACCATCCCATAATCGGTGGGGGCATTGGCACAGCCAGCATCGGTGGCAGCGGCCTGATCAGCCTCAATGCCTCATCGGAAAGTGATAGGATACCAAAAATTGTGGGTAAAATTGGAAATCTCGATGGTCTGCCCTTTGGCAATGGGTGCACACCGAATGGTCATGGAATGCCGTACGGCAGCTATCAaaaccatcatcatcatcatcatctacTGGCGCGTCGTCATTCGGAGACAAACAGCAATGGGGGAGCCACCGCCTTGGCAgctgacaaataa